The Magnetococcales bacterium sequence CGCAAACCAGTACCTCCATCGATCAGTTGAATGTTCTCTTTCAACCGGGGAACAAGGGTAATCTTAACGGTGATACCCCGGATAAGGAAATTTCCAGTTTGATTCCGCATTTGACGGCTCCTCGCGGTGTCAAGTTCCAGTATGAGATCAATGCCGTCGTGCAGGATAACCGCGATGTTTGGATTTGTATTCGGGCCTGGGAAAAAGAGGCGGGTGCGGATTCCAATGCCTATGTTCTCTACTCGGGAGCGGAATCCAGCAATCCTCTGTGGCAGGGACACGCTTTTTTGGCCAAGTTTGTGGATGTGACCATTACTGCGACACCCGGCGGCAACTGTGACGCCAATGGTGGGGCGGTAGCGGATCAGGATTGATTGAGGATGTTGGAACGTAAAGAGTGATTTTTGTCATGAGTGAGAGTCATCTTCTGGTAACCTATCACCTGATCGACGGCAGCCAAAAGCGATCATTCGTGCCTATGGGGGATGCCAGGTCGTTTGTTCTCGGTGG is a genomic window containing:
- a CDS encoding prepilin-type N-terminal cleavage/methylation domain-containing protein, with amino-acid sequence MKRKGRVGWSGGEEGFTLIELMVVVTIIAILSAIGLPRLNNYVRTSTATEALEVAGRIVRAIHGYVDAQTSTSIDQLNVLFQPGNKGNLNGDTPDKEISSLIPHLTAPRGVKFQYEINAVVQDNRDVWICIRAWEKEAGADSNAYVLYSGAESSNPLWQGHAFLAKFVDVTITATPGGNCDANGGAVADQD